In Aquiflexum balticum DSM 16537, a single genomic region encodes these proteins:
- a CDS encoding Gfo/Idh/MocA family protein, translated as MSNNRRDFLKLAGLGLVGATVPQFSKAESPEQLFHLSKKSHDQLFNMSGYAAPKLNTVRVGIIGLGQRGPGAVDRLSKIEGVEIKALCDLIPERVDKMKAKLQGTKHQPEGYSGSVYAWKKLVDRNDLDLIYITTPWDWHTPMAVYAMEAGKHAAVEVPAAKTLGECWQLVETSERTKKHCMMLENCCYDFFELMTLSMKRDGFFGEIIHTEGAYIHDLLWLNFRKESEGGYQGMWRLKENFRNGNLYATHGLGPICQIMDINRGDQMDYLTSLSSADFQMADKARELAEKDNYFAPFAEKQFGGNMNTTIVKTKKGRSIMIQHDVTSPRPYSRLHTVSGTEGYAQKYPDPKVAKGHEWMKEEEMKALEEKYTPEIVTKVGELAKQIGGHGGMDFMMDWRLIDCLRNGLPLDQDVYDAALWSAVSPLSEWSVAHRSNSIDVPDFTGGSWKSNKPVEITLKGGGTTKVIV; from the coding sequence ATGAGCAATAACCGTAGAGATTTCCTCAAGCTTGCCGGACTTGGTCTTGTAGGCGCTACAGTCCCACAATTTTCCAAAGCTGAATCCCCCGAACAATTATTCCATTTGAGTAAAAAAAGCCATGATCAACTATTCAATATGAGTGGCTATGCTGCCCCAAAGTTGAATACGGTCAGGGTAGGGATTATTGGATTGGGCCAACGTGGTCCGGGCGCAGTTGATCGCTTGAGTAAAATCGAGGGAGTGGAAATCAAAGCGCTTTGTGACCTGATTCCTGAAAGGGTGGACAAAATGAAAGCCAAACTCCAAGGCACCAAACATCAGCCTGAAGGATACTCGGGTTCAGTATATGCCTGGAAAAAATTGGTGGACAGAAATGACCTCGACCTGATTTACATCACAACTCCTTGGGATTGGCATACGCCCATGGCAGTTTATGCGATGGAGGCTGGCAAACATGCTGCTGTTGAAGTGCCTGCTGCAAAGACTTTGGGAGAATGCTGGCAGTTGGTAGAGACATCTGAAAGAACCAAAAAGCATTGTATGATGCTTGAGAACTGTTGTTATGACTTTTTTGAATTGATGACTCTGAGCATGAAGCGAGATGGTTTTTTTGGAGAAATCATCCATACCGAAGGAGCTTATATCCACGATTTGTTGTGGCTGAACTTTAGGAAGGAAAGTGAAGGAGGTTATCAGGGAATGTGGAGACTGAAAGAAAACTTCAGGAATGGGAATCTTTATGCCACCCATGGTCTCGGTCCGATCTGTCAGATTATGGATATCAATAGAGGAGATCAAATGGATTATCTGACATCACTTTCCAGTGCGGATTTTCAGATGGCAGACAAAGCAAGAGAATTGGCCGAAAAGGACAATTACTTTGCTCCTTTTGCTGAAAAGCAATTTGGAGGAAATATGAATACCACCATTGTTAAAACCAAAAAAGGACGATCCATCATGATTCAGCATGATGTGACCTCCCCGAGACCATATTCAAGATTACATACAGTCAGCGGTACAGAAGGATATGCACAGAAATACCCTGACCCAAAAGTGGCCAAAGGGCACGAATGGATGAAAGAGGAGGAAATGAAGGCTTTGGAAGAAAAGTACACCCCAGAAATCGTTACCAAGGTTGGAGAGCTTGCCAAACAGATCGGCGGCCATGGTGGAATGGATTTTATGATGGACTGGAGATTGATCGATTGCCTGCGCAATGGACTTCCTTTGGATCAGGATGTGTACGATGCAGCTCTTTGGTCAGCGGTTTCACCCTTGAGTGAGTGGTCCGTAGCCCACAGGTCCAATTCCATTGATGTTCCTGACTTTACCGGTGGAAGTTGGAAAAGCAACAAACCTGTGGAGATTACTTTGAAGGGTGGAGGAACTACTAAAGTTATTGTTTAG
- a CDS encoding DUF4268 domain-containing protein yields the protein MYSRAETSLIRKEFWTAFGQYMKPVPSATGYRVSWQNYKTGVRDIYFRMKAERDFASIGIEIAHHDEELQQLYFEQFLEFKKLLENELKESWDWKIHDHDEFGNKISRIQKVRFNLNVMDKNDWPEIISFLKPRIIALDAFWANIKPGFEDF from the coding sequence ATGTATTCCCGTGCTGAAACCTCATTGATCCGAAAGGAATTCTGGACCGCATTTGGCCAATATATGAAGCCCGTACCCTCTGCAACCGGATATAGGGTCAGTTGGCAGAATTACAAAACCGGTGTACGGGATATTTACTTCAGGATGAAGGCAGAAAGGGATTTTGCCTCAATAGGTATTGAAATCGCCCATCATGATGAAGAGTTGCAGCAACTTTATTTTGAACAATTTTTGGAATTCAAAAAACTGTTGGAAAATGAATTGAAAGAATCATGGGATTGGAAAATCCACGACCATGACGAATTCGGAAATAAAATCTCCCGAATCCAAAAAGTCAGATTCAACCTAAATGTCATGGACAAAAACGACTGGCCGGAAATCATCTCGTTTTTGAAACCAAGAATCATTGCCTTGGATGCCTTTTGGGCTAATATCAAGCCTGGCTTTGAGGATTTTTAA
- a CDS encoding ChaN family lipoprotein — translation MIKKLIPIIVLSLASTNLFAQTQAFKIYNKEGNEVRFESMVQIAGQHEVVFFGELHNNSIAHWLQLQMLKQLHQNGKEVVLAGEFFERDDQLNIEEWLAGKMTDKTFETESKLWNNYLLDYKPLLLYAKKNNIPFIGSNIPRKYASLVSRQGLAALDSLSEEAKRYIAPLPIEVDKTLPGYVGMKDMMHGSGMNVDFMVEAQAVKDATMAYSLFDHLNKGKQILHINGSYHSNNYEGILWYLKKHNPNTRMLTINTVEQENIHTLEEKTKGTADFIIVLPSDSPKSY, via the coding sequence ATGATTAAAAAATTAATTCCAATTATTGTTCTTTCTTTGGCATCAACCAATCTCTTTGCCCAAACCCAAGCATTCAAGATTTATAATAAAGAGGGCAACGAGGTACGATTTGAGTCAATGGTTCAGATTGCAGGGCAACATGAAGTGGTCTTTTTTGGCGAACTCCATAATAACAGTATCGCCCATTGGCTTCAATTGCAGATGCTCAAACAATTACATCAAAATGGTAAAGAGGTGGTTTTGGCGGGTGAGTTTTTTGAAAGGGATGACCAACTCAATATTGAGGAATGGCTTGCCGGAAAAATGACAGACAAAACCTTCGAAACCGAATCGAAGCTTTGGAACAATTACCTGCTTGATTACAAACCTTTGCTATTGTATGCCAAAAAGAACAATATTCCTTTCATCGGTTCAAACATTCCCAGAAAATATGCTTCTTTGGTTAGCAGACAAGGTTTGGCTGCCTTGGACAGTCTTAGTGAAGAAGCCAAAAGATACATTGCTCCCCTACCCATCGAAGTAGATAAAACCTTGCCTGGATATGTGGGCATGAAGGACATGATGCATGGTTCGGGAATGAATGTAGATTTTATGGTGGAAGCACAGGCTGTCAAAGATGCGACTATGGCTTACTCATTATTCGACCATTTGAATAAAGGGAAGCAGATCCTCCATATCAATGGTTCATACCATTCCAATAACTATGAAGGAATACTTTGGTATCTCAAAAAGCACAATCCCAACACCCGCATGTTGACAATCAATACGGTCGAACAGGAAAACATCCACACCTTGGAAGAAAAGACGAAAGGTACGGCAGACTTTATTATAGTCCTGCCATCCGACAGCCCAAAAAGTTACTGA
- the folB gene encoding dihydroneopterin aldolase yields the protein MGKVSLEGIEFHAYHGVFKEENKLGNRFTVDIHVETDFRKAMLDDDLKSTVDYGKVYRIAKSHMQEPVKLLEHLAHLMIKDILAAYPDSKQITIIIKKHNPALGGVVNYSVVTVKYPEDYD from the coding sequence ATGGGAAAGGTATCATTGGAAGGAATTGAATTCCACGCGTATCATGGGGTCTTCAAAGAAGAAAACAAGCTGGGAAACAGGTTTACGGTAGATATCCATGTGGAAACAGATTTTCGAAAAGCCATGTTGGATGATGATCTCAAATCCACAGTGGATTATGGAAAAGTCTATAGGATTGCCAAATCCCATATGCAGGAACCTGTCAAACTGCTTGAGCATTTGGCCCACCTGATGATCAAAGATATTTTGGCAGCTTATCCGGATTCCAAACAAATTACTATAATTATCAAAAAACATAACCCCGCCTTGGGCGGAGTGGTCAATTACTCTGTTGTGACTGTAAAATATCCTGAAGACTATGATTAA
- a CDS encoding DivIVA domain-containing protein yields MKITSKEISDKTFEKNFRGYDKDEVTAYLNVLAGEWDRIQAEKSDLEKRLEISEKEANKLKQVEESLFRTLKTAEDTGASIIEEANFAAEEIMNEAHQNAGSILNEAQSKSKNLIESAEAKGKEIMENLKADVSNLVESYETLLKQRDLIIKNLKAISEDIENNISVSKESFKKINIQTHADVVNQLSKANAFTIANIQEFQKEEEMTASHSQQEEITAESHEDISVESEIQTEEDVVIENQIPEIDSPAEKEEEPQESGIEENIQKIPSEEEIKSKTNKGGSFFDQFD; encoded by the coding sequence ATGAAAATTACTTCTAAGGAAATCAGTGACAAGACATTTGAAAAAAACTTCAGAGGATATGACAAAGATGAGGTAACTGCCTATTTGAATGTCTTAGCGGGAGAGTGGGATAGAATCCAAGCTGAAAAATCTGATCTTGAGAAAAGGTTGGAAATCAGCGAAAAAGAGGCCAATAAATTGAAACAGGTTGAGGAGTCCCTTTTCCGAACTTTGAAAACTGCCGAGGACACAGGCGCAAGTATCATTGAGGAGGCCAACTTTGCAGCCGAAGAAATCATGAATGAGGCACACCAAAATGCTGGAAGCATACTCAATGAGGCGCAAAGTAAATCAAAAAACCTTATCGAATCTGCAGAAGCAAAAGGTAAGGAAATCATGGAAAACCTGAAAGCTGATGTCAGTAATCTGGTGGAGAGTTATGAGACTTTATTGAAGCAAAGAGATTTGATTATCAAAAACTTAAAAGCGATTTCTGAAGATATCGAAAACAATATCTCTGTGTCTAAGGAATCCTTCAAAAAGATTAATATCCAAACACATGCTGATGTTGTCAACCAACTATCAAAAGCAAACGCCTTTACTATTGCCAATATTCAGGAATTTCAAAAAGAAGAGGAAATGACGGCTTCTCATAGCCAACAGGAAGAAATTACAGCAGAAAGTCATGAAGACATTTCTGTCGAATCTGAGATACAAACTGAGGAAGATGTTGTGATTGAAAACCAAATTCCTGAAATAGACTCTCCGGCTGAAAAAGAGGAAGAACCACAAGAAAGCGGAATAGAGGAAAATATTCAAAAGATACCCTCCGAAGAAGAAATAAAATCCAAAACCAATAAAGGCGGGTCATTTTTTGACCAATTTGATTAA
- a CDS encoding WD40 repeat domain-containing protein: MIKIQVKKLHTLTGHNDCVYALVEGPNPQYFFTGSGDGMVVLWDLENPENGKLIAKVNHSVYALEVDKVRNLLIVGHNFEGIHVIDLESRNELWSINLTNQSIFDIKVSGNDLFVATADGMVIILDIEKRAVKKHLKISDKSVRVLAINPDNRTLAAGLSDHTVKIFDLITYEPIHNLISHSNSVFALGFAPNHPILISGGRDAHLKIWDTETYTLKESIVAHMYAINYLAFREDGRYFVTCSMDKSIKVWETENFKLLKVIDKARYAGHGTSINKVLWSSYNQNIISISDDRKISIWDLEF, from the coding sequence ATGATAAAAATTCAAGTAAAGAAACTACATACTTTAACAGGGCATAATGATTGTGTCTACGCTTTGGTTGAAGGCCCTAATCCTCAGTATTTTTTTACAGGCTCAGGTGATGGAATGGTAGTATTATGGGATCTGGAAAATCCGGAAAATGGAAAATTGATTGCCAAAGTCAACCATTCAGTTTATGCCCTGGAGGTGGACAAAGTAAGAAACCTCCTGATAGTTGGTCATAACTTTGAAGGTATTCATGTCATTGACCTGGAAAGCAGAAATGAATTATGGTCAATCAATCTGACCAACCAATCTATTTTTGATATCAAGGTTTCGGGAAATGACCTATTTGTGGCTACCGCGGATGGCATGGTAATTATTCTGGATATTGAAAAGAGAGCTGTAAAAAAGCATTTAAAGATTTCAGATAAAAGTGTACGGGTTTTGGCTATCAATCCGGATAATAGGACTTTGGCGGCAGGCTTGAGTGACCACACAGTGAAAATCTTTGATTTGATCACCTACGAACCTATCCATAACCTTATTTCCCATTCCAATTCAGTTTTTGCTTTGGGTTTTGCCCCAAACCATCCAATATTAATCAGTGGCGGAAGAGATGCCCACCTAAAAATTTGGGATACAGAGACCTACACCCTGAAAGAATCTATTGTTGCCCATATGTATGCCATTAACTACCTTGCCTTTCGGGAAGACGGCAGGTATTTTGTGACTTGCAGTATGGACAAATCCATCAAGGTATGGGAAACTGAGAATTTTAAGTTATTGAAAGTGATAGACAAAGCAAGATATGCAGGTCACGGAACCTCTATCAATAAAGTGCTGTGGAGCAGCTATAATCAAAACATCATATCAATCAGTGATGACAGGAAAATTTCTATTTGGGATTTAGAATTTTAA
- a CDS encoding 4'-phosphopantetheinyl transferase family protein → MQTKIEKISPLSALAIKNILEVSQNGTDFLSFREKLAFANISHPEKKLEWKGARIAIKSALDCISLPYPGFVKDEHGKSFPMDGYGFVSLTHTKGLAAAIFHKEMPVGIDLDYVREKVVRLGPKFLNDFEMDFLGKDPVLHTIAWSAKESVFKCQGKKGISLKNNIRISPFTLEDKILDCKIEHSEYSDHFYKVKVEMEGDIVLTYTIW, encoded by the coding sequence ATGCAAACAAAAATAGAAAAAATAAGTCCTTTATCAGCCTTGGCTATAAAGAATATTCTAGAAGTCTCGCAGAATGGCACGGATTTTTTAAGCTTCAGAGAAAAGCTGGCATTTGCAAATATTTCACATCCTGAAAAGAAATTGGAGTGGAAGGGTGCAAGAATAGCCATTAAATCCGCTTTGGATTGTATTTCCCTGCCGTATCCCGGCTTTGTCAAAGATGAGCACGGCAAATCATTTCCCATGGATGGTTATGGATTTGTCTCTTTGACCCATACCAAAGGCCTGGCAGCTGCGATTTTTCATAAAGAAATGCCAGTCGGTATTGATTTGGATTATGTCAGGGAAAAAGTCGTACGTTTAGGGCCAAAATTTCTGAATGATTTTGAAATGGACTTTTTGGGGAAAGATCCTGTTTTGCATACTATAGCCTGGTCTGCAAAGGAATCAGTTTTCAAATGTCAGGGGAAAAAAGGAATCAGTCTTAAAAATAATATTAGAATATCTCCATTTACGCTTGAAGACAAGATATTGGACTGTAAAATAGAACATAGCGAATATTCTGACCATTTCTATAAGGTAAAAGTAGAAATGGAAGGTGATATCGTACTGACATATACAATCTGGTAA
- a CDS encoding thioredoxin-like domain-containing protein encodes MKHTILILLFFIGFVFKGFSQRVENFQLKDALTSQVFELDQHQDKKAIVLVFTSLNCPFSKLYEDRIIDLENSFSPEGFVFAMINPHSGNEEEENTASIRQRIEEKGFKFPFLEDNSQVVTKQFGITKLPEVVVITPSPTGYAISYRGAIDNNPQVAANANMKYLENALTAIQIRRNPSPSSSRPVGCNVKLIN; translated from the coding sequence ATGAAGCATACAATTCTAATCTTATTATTTTTTATCGGTTTTGTTTTTAAAGGTTTTTCTCAGAGGGTGGAAAACTTTCAGCTAAAGGATGCCTTAACCAGTCAGGTATTTGAATTGGATCAGCATCAAGACAAGAAAGCAATAGTCTTGGTCTTTACCAGTTTGAATTGTCCTTTTTCCAAACTCTATGAGGACAGGATTATTGACTTGGAAAATTCGTTCAGTCCGGAAGGTTTTGTTTTTGCTATGATCAATCCCCATTCAGGAAATGAGGAAGAAGAAAATACGGCTTCGATCCGACAAAGGATAGAAGAGAAAGGCTTTAAGTTTCCTTTTTTGGAAGATAATAGTCAGGTGGTTACAAAGCAGTTTGGTATTACCAAATTGCCAGAAGTAGTAGTCATTACGCCAAGCCCCACCGGCTATGCTATATCCTACAGGGGCGCCATTGATAATAATCCCCAGGTAGCGGCCAACGCCAATATGAAGTATTTGGAGAATGCCCTGACGGCTATTCAAATCAGGAGAAATCCCAGTCCTTCTTCCAGCAGACCTGTTGGTTGCAATGTTAAGCTAATAAACTAG
- a CDS encoding transglutaminase-like domain-containing protein, giving the protein MNQLSEKELHALVSLLDDTDREVKTHVRDRIISLGHEVIPFLEKKWENSFNSEIQKEIEDLVHDLQYSQLKERLIDWKVSPEQDLLTGLWIINTYQYPDLEFDKLNADMHQIYFEVWTAFKNDLLPYEQVRIINGVLFNTLRFSANTKNFHSPGNSMLSNVLDTKKGNPISLCAIYMLVAQKLGLPIYGVNLPNLFVLTYKSADANFYINAFNKGLIFSKKDIINYLEHLKIEPIDVFFEPCSNKDIIVRTLRNLIVAFEKLGESEKVIEVRALLEIMENP; this is encoded by the coding sequence ATGAACCAACTCAGTGAAAAAGAACTTCATGCTTTGGTTTCCCTTTTGGATGATACGGATAGGGAGGTCAAGACCCATGTAAGAGATCGGATTATCTCTTTGGGACATGAGGTGATTCCTTTTTTGGAAAAAAAGTGGGAGAACAGTTTCAATTCTGAAATTCAAAAGGAAATAGAGGATTTGGTACATGACTTACAGTATTCTCAATTGAAGGAAAGACTAATAGACTGGAAAGTGTCTCCTGAACAGGATTTATTGACCGGATTGTGGATTATCAACACCTACCAATATCCTGATCTGGAGTTTGATAAACTTAATGCTGACATGCATCAGATATATTTTGAAGTATGGACAGCTTTTAAAAATGATTTACTTCCTTATGAACAAGTCCGAATTATCAATGGGGTACTTTTCAATACTTTGAGATTTTCTGCCAACACCAAAAATTTTCATTCTCCTGGCAATAGCATGCTGAGCAATGTCTTGGATACCAAAAAAGGAAATCCTATCAGTCTTTGTGCCATCTATATGCTTGTAGCTCAAAAACTTGGTTTACCGATTTATGGGGTAAACCTCCCAAACCTATTTGTTCTTACCTATAAATCAGCTGACGCCAACTTTTATATCAACGCATTTAATAAGGGGCTGATTTTTTCAAAAAAAGATATCATCAATTATCTGGAACATTTAAAAATAGAACCCATAGATGTTTTTTTTGAACCTTGTAGCAACAAGGACATCATTGTCAGAACTTTGCGAAATCTTATTGTTGCCTTTGAAAAACTTGGCGAATCCGAAAAGGTAATTGAAGTTAGGGCCTTATTGGAAATTATGGAAAATCCTTGA
- a CDS encoding transposase, whose protein sequence is MTIDERRRRRFSEEFRKEQVCLIESGRVSIIEVSRLHEVKVESVKRWLVRFGKKKLPEKIIVTTGRDIDRLRELEKENRRLLELIGRQQVELVYQKELIILAEEKLGENFKKK, encoded by the coding sequence ATGACAATAGATGAGAGGCGGAGAAGGCGTTTCAGCGAAGAATTCCGTAAAGAACAAGTCTGTCTGATCGAGAGTGGCCGGGTCTCAATAATTGAGGTAAGTAGGCTGCATGAGGTCAAGGTGGAGAGTGTGAAAAGATGGTTGGTCCGTTTCGGTAAGAAGAAGCTTCCAGAGAAGATAATTGTGACTACTGGCAGGGACATTGACAGACTGCGTGAACTTGAGAAGGAAAACCGCAGGTTGCTTGAGCTTATCGGCAGACAGCAAGTTGAACTTGTCTACCAGAAGGAACTGATCATTCTGGCCGAGGAAAAACTTGGAGAAAATTTCAAAAAAAAGTAA
- a CDS encoding DDE-type integrase/transposase/recombinase: MVPLLMSLRGSLSVHGIPMERFYSYVGISRQGFSKAAQRYKEECRMVGEFAVLVKSYRLEKDRRAGSRSVFHNLGIKSGYGIGTNKFERLMSSNGLVLPALNTRIVTTKSSMQSWNYPNLLNGLTINDINMAVVGDLTYINICGRRYFLFCLTDIYSARIVGSGFGESMRAEDAKSAQDQWVGLRGKENLMDCIHHTDGGTQYFSALYLGGLNKLGVRVSCAKNCLMNGYAEQRNGLIKHHLVPTIKAWEKAGLKREFERIIHVYNYERKQEGLGWLSPVEFEKKISGLSEKPGHTLYDFGQNKNGF; the protein is encoded by the coding sequence ATGGTCCCGTTGCTGATGTCGCTCAGGGGAAGTCTGTCAGTGCATGGGATTCCAATGGAAAGATTCTACAGCTATGTCGGCATAAGCCGGCAGGGTTTTTCGAAGGCCGCCCAGCGGTACAAGGAGGAGTGCCGGATGGTTGGGGAGTTTGCCGTACTGGTAAAGTCTTACAGACTGGAGAAAGATAGAAGGGCGGGTTCGAGATCTGTTTTCCACAACCTTGGGATCAAATCCGGGTATGGCATCGGGACAAACAAATTCGAGCGTCTCATGTCGTCAAATGGACTGGTGCTTCCGGCGCTGAACACGAGGATTGTCACCACAAAGTCTTCAATGCAGAGCTGGAACTATCCCAATCTGCTCAATGGACTGACTATCAACGATATAAATATGGCCGTGGTAGGTGATCTGACTTATATCAATATCTGTGGGAGGCGCTATTTTCTTTTCTGCCTGACCGATATTTACAGCGCAAGGATAGTCGGTTCCGGTTTTGGGGAAAGTATGAGGGCAGAGGATGCGAAATCCGCACAGGACCAATGGGTCGGACTCAGAGGGAAGGAGAACCTGATGGACTGCATCCACCACACAGATGGCGGGACCCAATATTTCTCGGCCCTCTACCTCGGAGGCCTAAATAAACTGGGAGTCCGCGTAAGCTGTGCAAAAAACTGTCTGATGAACGGATATGCCGAGCAGAGGAACGGACTGATCAAACACCATCTGGTGCCTACCATAAAGGCATGGGAAAAAGCAGGTCTGAAAAGAGAATTCGAAAGGATCATACATGTTTACAACTATGAGAGAAAACAGGAAGGCCTGGGGTGGCTCAGTCCTGTGGAGTTCGAGAAAAAGATTTCGGGCTTGTCTGAAAAACCCGGTCACACCCTATATGATTTCGGTCAAAATAAAAATGGGTTTTAG
- a CDS encoding acyl-CoA carboxylase subunit beta, producing MDIEFNKNEDQIKQQLFQLQKKLEQVKLGGGKSRIEKEHAKGKLTARERIDYLTDPETEFLEIGAFAADGMYEEEGGCPSAGVVTGIGYVSGRMCVIVANDATVKAGAWFPMTAKKNLRAQEIAMENRLPIIYLVDSAGVFLPMQNKIFPDKEHFGRQFRNNAKMSAMGIVQVAAIMGSCVAGGAYLPIMSDEAMIVDNTGSIFLAGSFLVKAAIGESIDNETLGGATTHCEISGVTDNKYENDQECLDAIRRIFDKIGAFEKAGFDRAEPEKPKINEAELYGIFPYDRVKPYDMIEIIKGLVDNSEIDEYKKDYGKTLICATARIDGWSVGIVANQRKIVKTKKGEMQMGGVIYSDSADKAARFIMNCNQRKIPLVFLQDVSGFMVGSKAEHGGIIKDGAKMVNAMANSVVPKFTIILGNSYGAGNYAMCGKAYDPRLIYSWPTAQMAVMSGASAAKTLLQIKVASLKKSGKEEITPEDEEQLLKEITDKYNEELSPYYAAARLWVDGVIDPLETRKVISMGIEAANHAPITERFNVGVIQT from the coding sequence ATGGATATCGAATTCAATAAAAATGAAGACCAAATCAAACAACAACTTTTTCAACTTCAGAAAAAACTGGAGCAGGTTAAACTTGGGGGTGGAAAGTCAAGGATTGAGAAAGAACATGCAAAAGGCAAATTAACAGCCAGAGAAAGAATTGACTACCTGACCGATCCTGAAACTGAATTTTTGGAAATCGGGGCATTTGCGGCCGATGGCATGTACGAGGAGGAAGGAGGCTGTCCATCTGCCGGGGTAGTCACAGGGATAGGCTATGTTTCCGGAAGGATGTGCGTGATCGTTGCCAATGACGCGACCGTGAAGGCCGGGGCATGGTTTCCAATGACTGCCAAAAAGAACCTAAGGGCACAGGAAATTGCCATGGAAAATAGATTGCCGATTATCTATCTGGTAGATAGTGCAGGTGTATTTCTTCCTATGCAAAACAAGATTTTTCCGGATAAAGAACATTTTGGAAGACAGTTCAGAAACAACGCCAAGATGTCGGCCATGGGAATTGTTCAGGTAGCCGCTATCATGGGCAGCTGTGTAGCGGGTGGGGCGTATTTGCCCATCATGTCAGATGAAGCAATGATTGTGGACAATACCGGCTCTATATTTTTAGCGGGATCTTTTCTTGTCAAAGCCGCTATCGGTGAATCCATAGACAACGAAACCCTTGGAGGTGCCACCACACATTGCGAGATATCTGGTGTCACGGACAATAAATATGAAAACGATCAGGAATGTCTGGATGCCATCAGAAGAATCTTTGATAAAATAGGAGCATTTGAAAAAGCCGGTTTTGACAGAGCAGAACCCGAAAAACCGAAAATAAACGAAGCAGAACTATATGGAATTTTTCCATATGATAGGGTGAAGCCTTATGATATGATTGAAATTATTAAGGGCTTGGTGGACAATTCTGAGATCGATGAATACAAAAAAGATTATGGCAAAACCCTGATCTGTGCTACTGCCCGGATCGATGGTTGGTCAGTAGGAATAGTGGCCAATCAGCGTAAAATCGTCAAAACCAAAAAAGGTGAAATGCAGATGGGTGGAGTCATATATTCAGATTCTGCTGATAAAGCAGCACGGTTTATCATGAACTGTAACCAAAGAAAAATCCCTTTGGTATTCCTTCAGGATGTTAGCGGATTTATGGTGGGCAGTAAGGCCGAACATGGCGGAATTATCAAAGACGGTGCAAAAATGGTCAATGCCATGGCTAATTCCGTGGTACCGAAGTTCACCATTATTTTAGGCAATTCTTACGGTGCAGGTAACTACGCCATGTGCGGAAAAGCTTACGACCCCAGATTGATTTATAGCTGGCCAACTGCCCAAATGGCTGTAATGAGCGGGGCCTCTGCTGCCAAGACCCTCTTGCAGATCAAGGTCGCTTCGCTCAAAAAATCGGGTAAAGAAGAAATTACTCCCGAAGATGAAGAACAATTGCTCAAAGAAATTACCGATAAATACAATGAAGAGCTCAGTCCCTATTATGCAGCGGCAAGACTTTGGGTAGATGGAGTTATTGACCCCTTGGAGACCAGAAAAGTCATCAGTATGGGAATTGAAGCTGCCAATCATGCTCCGATTACTGAAAGGTTTAATGTGGGGGTGATTCAGACTTGA